From the genome of Triticum aestivum cultivar Chinese Spring chromosome 3B, IWGSC CS RefSeq v2.1, whole genome shotgun sequence, one region includes:
- the LOC123071395 gene encoding uncharacterized protein → MVAHKAASWLPVDFRLPAVPQAALGILAFEAGAAMSKLLSLHRSLSEQEVSRLRSDAMRSPGVAYLNSTDQAFLLRLACAELVLSLDAAAAAVARLGLRCGIDFAGVYASIKAGSHDARLDLLAAKGLKVKAKKMERLVAATSKLCSEMEALDELESAERKLTVRGWSRLSGPIPMKLADPPLAGDSMGAESLKQEIKTQLLKVRRLKEESLWSQSYEKAVGLMARAACAVFVRICAVFGQFVPGLPPPMPSTSADSVQTRLSKLLMSPRTGKTKASSGPITRREREGAGAPSRVHPPMQQLSSSCPIIGQRPLSGQKGGVDWRKLLDPPASTVGGAGLDQQYANVIVSAEELLQMEAEGRQEEANAERAEMYEMLPGKLRAAVRSKLRDWWRDPGPLDAGLAEGWKEAVERIMAWLGPMARDTVQWQSERNMDRTRRFDGGTRVYALQTLRWADKDKAEAAIVEVLVALSCVCWYEERRRGSVRVS, encoded by the coding sequence ATGGTTGCGCACAAGGCGGCCTCGTGGCTGCCCGTGGACTTCCGGCTGCCGGCGGTGCCGCAGGCGGCGCTGGGCATACTGGCGTTCGAGGCGGGGGCGGCCATGTCCAAGCTGCTCTCGCTGCACCGCTCGCTCTCGGAGCAGGAGGTCTCCCGGCTGCGCTCCGACGCCATGCGCTCGCCGGGGGTGGCCTACCTCAACTCCACCGACCAGGcgttcctcctccgcctcgcctgCGCCGAGCTGGTGCTGTCGCTcgacgccgccgcggccgccgtcgcGCGCCTCGGCCTGCGCTGCGGCATCGACTTCGCCGGGGTGTACGCGAGCATCAAGGCTGGCTCGCACGACGCGCGCCTCGACCTGCTCGCCGCCAAGGGGCTCAAGGTCAAGGCCAAGAAGATGGAGCGCCTCGTGGCGGCCACGTCCAAGCTCTGCTCCGAGATGGAGGCGCTCGACGAGCTGGAGTCCGCCGAGCGGAAGCTCACCGTCCGCGGCTGGAGCCGTCTCAGCGGGCCGATACCGATGAAGCTCGCGGACCCGCCGCTGGCCGGCGATTCGATGGGCGCCGAGTCTCTCAAGCAGGAGATCAAGACGCAGCTGCTCAAGGTGCGGCGGCTCAAGGAGGAGTCCCTGTGGAGCCAGAGCTACGAGAAGGCCGTGGGCCTCATGGCGCGCGCCGCGTGCGCCGTGTTCGTCCGCATCTGCGCCGTCTTCGGCCAGTTCGTGCCGGGGCTTCCGCCGCCGATGCCGTCCACCTCCGCCGACAGCGTCCAGACCAGGCTGTCGAAGCTGCTGATGAGCCCGCGGACTGGGAAGACAAAGGCATCGTCGGGGCCGATCACGCGGCGGGAGCGGGAGGGGGCGGGGGCGCCGTCCCGGGTGCACCCGCCGATGCAGCAGCTGAGCAGTTCGTGTCCAATCATCGGCCAGAGGCCGCTGTCGGGGCAGAAGGGCGGCGTAGACTGGCGCAAGCTCCTGGACCCGCCGGCCAGCACGGTGGGCGGCGCGGGGCTGGACCAGCAGTACGCGAACGTGATCGTGTCGGCGGAGGAGCTGCTGCAGATGGAGGCGGAGGGGCGGCAGGAGGAGGCGAACGCGGAGCGGGCGGAGATGTACGAGATGCTGCCCGGGAAGCTCCGGGCGGCGGTGCGGTCGAAGCTGCGCGACTGGTGGCGGGACCCGGGGCCGCTGGACGCCGGGCTGGCGGAGGGGTGGAAGGAGGCGGTGGAGCGCATCATGGCGTGGCTGGGCCCGATGGCGCGCGACACGGTGCAGTGGCAGTCGGAGCGGAACATGGACCGGACGCGGCGGTTCGACGGCGGCACGCGCGTGTACGCGCTCCAGACGCTGCGGTGGGCGGACAAggacaaggcggaggcggcgaTCGTGGAGGTGCTCGTCGCGCTGAGCTGCGTCTGCTGGTACGAGGAGCGGCGGCGCGGCTCCGTGCGCGTGAGCTGA